From one Actinomyces sp. Marseille-P3109 genomic stretch:
- a CDS encoding hydroxymethylpyrimidine/phosphomethylpyrimidine kinase, protein MTAIALTIAGSEASGGAGAQTDLKTFHTLGVYGCTALTCIVSMDPKDGWNHRFVPVDPAVIADQIETCAAVHSRVDAVKIGMLGTAPTIDVVEQALESYSFPTVVLDPVLICKGQEFEGALEVDNALRSKILPRATMTTPNLFEAATLAGMEEITTVEQLKDAAKRIHDQGVPNVLAKAGPSLGTGTALDVFYDGTTLEVLEVEAVGTERVHGAGCTLAAAVTAELAKGAGPLEAAVTAKEVVSSSIRHGLRGNMPFLYVYQGEYQPA, encoded by the coding sequence ATGACTGCCATCGCCCTGACCATCGCCGGCTCCGAGGCCTCGGGCGGCGCCGGCGCCCAGACCGACCTCAAGACCTTCCACACCCTCGGCGTCTACGGCTGCACGGCCCTGACCTGCATCGTGTCCATGGACCCCAAGGACGGCTGGAACCACCGCTTCGTCCCGGTCGACCCGGCCGTCATCGCCGACCAGATCGAGACCTGCGCCGCCGTCCACTCCCGCGTCGATGCCGTCAAGATCGGCATGCTGGGCACGGCCCCCACCATCGACGTCGTGGAGCAGGCGCTGGAGAGCTACAGCTTCCCCACCGTGGTGCTCGACCCGGTCCTCATCTGCAAGGGCCAGGAGTTCGAAGGCGCCCTCGAGGTGGACAACGCCCTGCGCTCCAAGATCCTGCCGCGCGCCACGATGACCACCCCGAACCTCTTCGAGGCGGCCACCCTGGCGGGCATGGAGGAGATCACGACGGTCGAGCAGCTCAAGGACGCCGCCAAGCGCATCCACGACCAGGGCGTCCCCAACGTCCTGGCCAAGGCCGGCCCGTCGCTGGGCACCGGCACCGCGCTGGACGTCTTCTACGACGGCACCACCTTGGAGGTCCTCGAGGTCGAGGCCGTGGGCACCGAGCGCGTCCACGGCGCCGGCTGCACCCTGGCGGCCGCGGTCACCGCGGAGCTCGCCAAGGGCGCCGGCCCGCTTGAGGCCGCCGTCACCGCCAAGGAGGTCGTCTCCTCATCCATCAGGCACGGGCTGCGCGGCAACATGCCCTTCCTCTACGTCTACCAGGGCGAGTATCAGCCGGCCTGA
- a CDS encoding NAD(P)-dependent oxidoreductase, with protein sequence MKITIIGGTGMVGSATVTEAAGRGHEVVSASRSGRHAEGAVQDVSLTLTDTQAVVDLVNSSDATVIAVSAGCGEPAQPVIDAHRALIAATPTGRLIVVGGAGSLLTPDGTRLVDTPGFPEEYKAEAQAFAEILDLYREAGSALTWTLLSPAPAFTDKPRTGSYVEGTDQPVGSEISVANFAVALVDEAEKDGHRGRRWTIANA encoded by the coding sequence ATGAAGATCACCATCATCGGAGGAACCGGCATGGTCGGCTCGGCCACCGTCACCGAGGCCGCCGGTCGTGGGCACGAGGTCGTCTCCGCCTCCCGTTCGGGCCGTCACGCCGAGGGCGCCGTGCAGGACGTCAGCCTCACCCTGACCGACACGCAGGCCGTCGTCGACCTCGTCAACAGCTCCGACGCCACCGTCATCGCCGTCTCCGCAGGCTGCGGAGAGCCCGCCCAGCCCGTCATCGACGCCCACCGCGCCCTCATCGCGGCCACCCCCACCGGCCGGCTCATCGTCGTCGGCGGCGCTGGCTCCCTGCTCACCCCCGACGGTACCCGCCTGGTGGACACCCCCGGCTTCCCTGAGGAGTACAAGGCCGAGGCCCAGGCCTTCGCCGAGATCCTTGACCTCTACCGCGAGGCCGGCAGCGCTCTGACCTGGACCCTGCTCTCCCCCGCGCCCGCATTCACCGACAAGCCGCGCACCGGCAGCTACGTCGAGGGCACTGACCAGCCCGTGGGCAGCGAGATCTCCGTGGCCAACTTCGCCGTCGCCCTGGTGGACGAGGCCGAGAAGGACGGCCACCGAGGCCGGCGCTGGACTATCGCCAACGCCTGA
- a CDS encoding winged helix-turn-helix transcriptional regulator, protein MSRDEGLLAERRETARGGAADSNVETAVFDFDILSPACPSRTVLRHVVDRWTPLVVTVLADGPSRFGELRSRVGGVTPKVLTQTLRSMERDGLVTRTQLPGVPPRVDYELTDLGRSLQGPIGALRTWIHDNSAQILAHRESYDAVGS, encoded by the coding sequence GTGTCACGGGATGAGGGACTACTTGCTGAGCGGCGGGAGACAGCTCGAGGTGGCGCCGCCGACAGCAATGTCGAGACGGCGGTCTTCGACTTCGACATCCTCTCGCCCGCCTGCCCGTCGCGTACGGTGCTGCGCCACGTCGTCGACCGTTGGACCCCGCTGGTGGTGACGGTCCTGGCCGACGGGCCGAGCCGTTTCGGAGAGCTGCGCTCGCGGGTCGGCGGGGTGACGCCCAAGGTCCTCACCCAGACGCTGCGATCCATGGAGCGCGATGGCCTGGTGACGCGCACCCAGCTGCCGGGCGTGCCGCCGCGCGTCGACTACGAGCTGACCGACCTGGGCCGCAGCCTCCAGGGGCCCATTGGCGCACTGCGCACCTGGATCCACGACAATTCCGCCCAGATCCTGGCCCATCGCGAGTCTTACGACGCCGTCGGATCCTGA